Proteins from one Algicella marina genomic window:
- the guaA gene encoding glutamine-hydrolyzing GMP synthase: protein MTDISHDRLLIIDFGSQVTQLIARRLREARIYCEIHPFQNVDDDFIDAFDPKAIILSGGPASPVADGAPRAAESVFTRNVPILGICYGQMLLNLQLGGKVESGHHREFGRAFVEPTGTGEGDPLFLGLFATGREEVWMSHGDRITEVAPGFEIIGTSPNAPCALIGDRTRRFYGAMFHPEVHHTVNGARLLKNFTDLAGFTGDWTMGAYKEEAIRLIREQVGDGKVICGLSGGVDSSVAAVLIHEAIGDQLTCVFVDTGLMRMGEAEEVVGMFRDNYNIPLIHADESDLFLDALEGVSDPEVKRKTIGKLFIDVFEKHATSAGGAKFLAQGTLYPDVIESVSFSGGPSVTIKSHHNVGGLPERMDMALVEPLRELFKDEVRALGRELGLPESFVGRHPFPGPGLAIRCPGEITAEKLEILRKADAVYLDQIRKHGLYDEIWQAFVAILPVRTVGVMGDGRTYDFACALRAVTSVDGMTADYYPFSHEFLGETATRIINEVNGINRVTYDITSKPPGTIEWE, encoded by the coding sequence ATGACAGACATATCGCACGACCGCCTTCTCATCATAGATTTCGGCAGCCAGGTGACGCAGTTGATCGCGCGTCGTCTGCGAGAGGCGCGAATCTACTGCGAAATCCATCCATTCCAGAACGTGGACGATGACTTCATTGACGCGTTCGATCCCAAGGCCATCATCCTTTCCGGCGGCCCGGCCAGCCCGGTCGCGGACGGAGCGCCGAGAGCGGCGGAGAGCGTTTTCACGCGCAATGTTCCAATCCTCGGCATTTGTTATGGCCAGATGCTTCTGAATCTCCAGCTTGGCGGCAAGGTCGAGAGCGGCCACCATCGCGAATTCGGCCGCGCGTTCGTGGAGCCTACCGGCACCGGCGAAGGCGACCCGCTTTTCCTCGGACTGTTCGCCACGGGGCGGGAGGAAGTCTGGATGAGCCATGGCGACAGAATCACCGAAGTAGCCCCCGGCTTTGAAATCATCGGCACCTCCCCGAATGCACCTTGTGCGCTGATCGGTGACAGGACGCGGCGATTCTACGGCGCCATGTTCCACCCGGAAGTCCACCACACGGTCAATGGCGCCCGTCTGCTGAAGAACTTCACCGATCTGGCGGGCTTTACCGGTGACTGGACGATGGGCGCCTACAAGGAGGAGGCCATCCGCCTGATCCGCGAGCAGGTTGGCGATGGCAAGGTCATTTGCGGTCTCTCGGGCGGTGTCGACTCCTCCGTGGCCGCCGTACTGATTCATGAGGCCATCGGCGATCAGTTGACCTGCGTCTTCGTCGATACCGGCTTGATGCGCATGGGTGAAGCCGAAGAAGTTGTCGGCATGTTCCGCGACAATTACAACATCCCGCTGATCCACGCGGACGAAAGCGACCTGTTTCTTGATGCGCTCGAAGGTGTGTCGGACCCGGAAGTGAAGCGCAAGACCATCGGCAAGCTCTTCATCGATGTTTTTGAGAAACACGCCACATCCGCCGGCGGCGCAAAGTTCCTCGCCCAGGGCACTCTCTACCCTGACGTGATCGAGAGTGTCAGTTTCTCCGGTGGGCCAAGTGTAACGATCAAGAGCCACCACAATGTCGGCGGCCTGCCGGAGCGGATGGATATGGCCTTGGTCGAGCCGCTAAGAGAACTGTTCAAGGATGAAGTCCGCGCATTGGGCCGGGAGCTAGGCCTGCCCGAAAGTTTCGTGGGCCGCCATCCCTTCCCCGGCCCCGGCCTAGCCATCCGCTGCCCGGGAGAGATCACCGCCGAGAAGCTGGAGATTCTGCGCAAGGCTGACGCCGTCTACCTCGACCAGATCCGAAAACACGGTTTGTATGACGAAATCTGGCAGGCCTTCGTAGCCATCCTTCCGGTGCGCACAGTTGGCGTAATGGGTGACGGGCGAACTTATGATTTTGCCTGTGCCCTTCGCGCCGTTACATCCGTGGATGGAATGACGGCCGACTATTACCCGTTCAGCCATGAGTTTCTGGGCGAAACGGCGACACGCATCATCAACGAGGTGAACGGCATCAACCGCGTCACCTACGATATCACCTCTAAGCCACCGGGCACCATCGAGTGGGAATGA
- a CDS encoding DMT family transporter translates to MENRTRPLLAALWMMGAMMSFTLMAVAGRELGGRHDTFEIMFYRSLLGILIVVGVGTVTGQLHRIRRTRLKHHLVRNIFHFSGQNLWFYAVTVIPLSQVFALEFTTPLWVALLSPLFLGERMTGIRLAAAGLGFVGILIVARPDAMALNSGIFAAAACAICFAATTIATKGLSRHEAVISILFWLTVMQAVFGLIMAGYDGAIRLPSAETLPLLAVVGCCGLFSHFCITNALSLAPATVVSPLEFLRLPLVAIVGLMLYDEPILATVFIGAALVLAANLINILSEQRRQGVTA, encoded by the coding sequence ATGGAAAACCGTACCCGCCCGCTGCTGGCCGCCCTGTGGATGATGGGGGCCATGATGTCCTTCACGCTGATGGCGGTTGCGGGACGCGAACTTGGCGGGCGCCATGATACCTTCGAGATCATGTTCTACCGGTCGTTGCTGGGCATCCTTATCGTCGTCGGCGTCGGCACAGTCACGGGCCAGTTACACCGCATCCGCCGGACCCGTCTGAAGCATCATCTTGTTCGCAACATATTTCACTTCAGCGGCCAGAACCTGTGGTTCTATGCCGTCACGGTGATCCCGCTGTCTCAGGTATTTGCACTGGAATTCACCACTCCCCTTTGGGTGGCGCTGCTGTCGCCACTCTTTCTCGGCGAACGGATGACGGGTATTCGCCTTGCGGCCGCTGGCCTGGGCTTCGTTGGCATTCTCATCGTCGCCCGGCCTGATGCCATGGCCCTGAACTCCGGCATCTTTGCCGCAGCCGCCTGTGCCATCTGCTTCGCGGCGACGACAATCGCCACGAAGGGCCTTTCGCGGCACGAGGCTGTGATCTCTATCCTCTTCTGGCTCACTGTGATGCAGGCCGTGTTCGGCTTGATCATGGCCGGTTATGACGGGGCCATACGGCTTCCCTCGGCCGAAACGCTGCCGCTCCTCGCAGTTGTCGGATGCTGCGGTCTGTTCAGCCATTTCTGCATTACCAATGCCCTATCACTCGCACCCGCAACGGTGGTCAGTCCGCTGGAATTTCTCCGACTGCCCCTTGTCGCCATCGTCGGCCTGATGCTGTACGACGAGCCGATCCTTGCCACCGTCTTCATTGGTGCGGCACTGGTTCTGGCCGCCAATCTGATCAACATTCTTTCGGAACAGCGACGGCAAGGCGTTACAGCCTGA
- the ppa gene encoding inorganic diphosphatase — MNIDKIPAGKNPPEDINVVIEITGGAGGGAPVKYEIDKDSGAVFVDRIVNTPMFYPCNYGFVPNTLHADGDPTDVLVLCDFDLAPGVVIKCRPVGVLKMEDDGGMDDKLIAVPMEKVDPFQAGIQELTDIPQKTRDRIKHFFEHYKDLEEGKWVKVIGWGDKAEAKSILQSSLDAMNK; from the coding sequence ATGAACATCGACAAAATCCCCGCCGGCAAGAACCCGCCCGAAGACATCAATGTGGTGATCGAAATCACTGGCGGCGCCGGTGGTGGCGCCCCCGTGAAATACGAAATCGACAAGGATAGCGGCGCCGTATTTGTGGACCGGATCGTCAACACACCGATGTTCTATCCGTGCAACTACGGCTTCGTGCCCAATACGCTGCATGCCGATGGCGACCCGACTGATGTGCTGGTGCTCTGCGACTTCGACCTCGCCCCCGGCGTGGTGATCAAGTGCCGCCCCGTGGGCGTGCTGAAGATGGAAGACGACGGCGGCATGGACGACAAGCTGATCGCCGTACCGATGGAAAAGGTCGATCCGTTCCAGGCCGGTATCCAGGAACTGACCGACATCCCCCAGAAGACCCGTGACCGCATCAAGCACTTCTTCGAGCATTACAAGGACCTCGAGGAAGGCAAGTGGGTCAAGGTCATTGGCTGGGGCGACAAGGCAGAAGCCAAATCCATTCTTCAGTCTTCTCTGGACGCAATGAACAAGTAA
- a CDS encoding OmpP1/FadL family transporter has product MTLKASAVAIALSSVSTSAVLAGGLDRTGQPIGVLFEEGRYVELSFGGVFPDVSGTDVALQPTGNVGNAYFVGGAAYKADLTDSISYALIVDQPYGASVEYGATTPVFAGTSAEASTVAVTAIGQYNFNENFSVYGGVRAQQIKAEVGLSGAAYGPLSGYEFEGESDWGVGYVVGAAYERKDIALRVALTYSSEIDHSLPTTETLAGGGAVPGSGADTEVTSPQSVNLDFQTGIMADTLLFGSIRWVNWDGFSVAPVGLGTVSPGSTLVTYEDNTFTYNLGIGRRFTENFSAAVQVGYEENLGGTVSALGPTNGFLSFGVGGTYTMNNGLELTGGLRYIMPGDATVASGGGTAEFEDNNAIAAGLKIAYRF; this is encoded by the coding sequence ATGACCTTGAAAGCATCTGCGGTTGCCATTGCACTCAGCTCCGTCTCAACCAGCGCCGTTCTCGCTGGCGGTCTCGATCGAACCGGACAACCTATTGGCGTGCTGTTTGAGGAAGGCCGCTACGTTGAGTTGTCTTTCGGTGGCGTTTTTCCCGATGTCAGCGGCACGGATGTCGCGCTCCAGCCCACGGGCAATGTCGGCAACGCCTATTTCGTCGGCGGGGCAGCCTACAAGGCCGATCTGACGGACAGCATATCCTACGCTCTGATTGTCGATCAGCCCTACGGAGCCAGCGTCGAGTATGGAGCGACAACACCCGTTTTCGCCGGCACCTCGGCCGAAGCTTCTACCGTCGCGGTTACGGCGATCGGTCAGTACAATTTCAATGAGAATTTCAGCGTCTACGGCGGTGTCCGTGCCCAGCAGATCAAGGCCGAAGTCGGTCTCAGCGGTGCAGCCTACGGTCCTCTCTCCGGCTACGAGTTCGAGGGCGAGTCGGATTGGGGCGTCGGCTATGTTGTCGGCGCCGCCTACGAACGCAAGGACATCGCCCTGCGCGTGGCCCTGACCTACAGTTCCGAAATCGACCATTCCTTGCCAACGACGGAAACTCTTGCCGGAGGAGGTGCCGTGCCCGGATCGGGCGCCGATACCGAAGTCACGTCGCCGCAGTCCGTGAATCTCGATTTCCAGACAGGTATCATGGCCGACACGTTGCTCTTCGGCTCCATCCGTTGGGTGAACTGGGACGGGTTCTCGGTGGCACCGGTTGGCTTGGGCACCGTGTCGCCTGGGTCGACACTCGTTACCTACGAAGACAACACATTCACCTATAACCTTGGCATTGGCCGCCGCTTCACCGAAAACTTCTCCGCTGCAGTCCAGGTCGGCTACGAAGAAAACCTCGGCGGAACGGTATCAGCGCTCGGTCCGACCAACGGCTTCCTGTCCTTTGGCGTCGGCGGCACCTACACGATGAACAATGGTCTCGAGCTGACGGGCGGCCTTCGCTACATCATGCCGGGCGATGCGACGGTGGCCTCCGGTGGTGGCACAGCGGAGTTCGAAGACAACAACGCAATCGCTGCTGGTCTGAAGATCGCCTACCGCTTCTGA
- a CDS encoding ATPase has translation MLYPDQNSWREATNRRVALFGMSGLGKTHLSNLLRDSGEWFHYSVDFRIGTRYMGEHIVDNFKREAMRNPFLRELLMSDSIYIASNITFENLSPLSTYLGKPGAPDRGGIGIEEYQHRQSLHRIAEVSATEDVAVFAAKAQDIYGYPHFVADCSGSLCEVVDADNPADPVMSTLAATTLPVWIEGTEAHVEELVRRFDKAPKPMYYSPAFLGRIWRTYLEKTGTSPESVDPDDFIRWGFRQLVEHRLPIYRKMAEVWGITVAADEVAAVKNAHDFVELVADRLPKA, from the coding sequence ATGCTGTATCCCGACCAAAATTCGTGGCGCGAAGCCACCAACCGCCGCGTGGCGCTCTTCGGCATGTCCGGTCTTGGAAAAACGCACCTTTCCAATCTGTTGCGAGACAGCGGAGAGTGGTTTCACTACTCCGTGGATTTTCGCATCGGCACTCGATACATGGGCGAACACATCGTCGACAACTTCAAGCGCGAGGCGATGCGAAACCCGTTTCTACGCGAACTGCTGATGTCCGACAGCATCTACATCGCCTCAAACATTACCTTCGAGAACCTTTCCCCCCTCTCCACCTACCTTGGCAAACCCGGTGCGCCGGATCGAGGTGGCATCGGCATCGAGGAATACCAGCACCGGCAGAGCCTGCATCGTATTGCCGAAGTGTCTGCCACCGAAGATGTCGCCGTGTTCGCTGCCAAGGCACAGGATATCTACGGCTATCCGCATTTCGTCGCTGACTGCTCCGGTTCGCTCTGCGAGGTGGTCGATGCCGACAACCCTGCCGATCCGGTAATGTCCACCCTTGCCGCGACCACCCTGCCCGTCTGGATCGAGGGGACCGAGGCCCATGTGGAAGAACTCGTGCGCCGCTTCGACAAGGCTCCGAAACCGATGTACTACAGTCCGGCGTTTCTCGGTCGTATCTGGCGCACGTATCTTGAAAAGACTGGCACATCGCCGGAGAGTGTCGATCCCGATGATTTCATCCGCTGGGGTTTCCGCCAACTGGTGGAACATCGCCTGCCGATCTATCGCAAGATGGCCGAAGTCTGGGGCATAACCGTAGCCGCTGACGAAGTTGCCGCCGTGAAAAATGCTCACGATTTTGTGGAGTTGGTGGCGGACCGGCTGCCAAAGGCGTAG
- a CDS encoding homoserine O-succinyltransferase: protein MPIKIPSTLPAHDVLRAEGVMVMAEEQAARQDIRPLQIALLNLMPKKAETETQFARVIGATPLQIELTLLRMSDHESRNTSATHLEAFYQRFQEAKHQKFDGLIITGAPIEHLEFDEVSYYAELREIFDWTQSNVHHTMAVCWGGMAMMNHFHGVRKDILPAKAFGCYRHRNLAPASPYLRGFSDDFVVPVSRWTEMRHEDIEKAEGLTMLMRSPEVGACLVEDETHRALYMLNHLEYDSDTIKAEYDRDVASGGEIILPVNYFPDDDPARAPENRWRSHGHLLYGNWINQIYQTTPFELERIGASPA, encoded by the coding sequence ATGCCCATAAAGATCCCTTCCACCCTGCCCGCCCACGACGTGCTGCGCGCCGAGGGAGTGATGGTGATGGCGGAGGAACAAGCGGCACGGCAGGACATACGGCCACTGCAGATCGCGCTGTTGAATCTGATGCCAAAGAAGGCCGAGACGGAGACACAATTCGCCCGCGTCATCGGCGCCACCCCACTCCAGATCGAACTTACCTTGCTGCGCATGTCCGATCATGAAAGCCGCAACACCTCCGCCACACACCTGGAAGCCTTCTACCAGCGCTTTCAGGAGGCCAAGCACCAGAAGTTCGATGGATTGATCATCACCGGCGCCCCGATCGAGCACCTCGAATTTGACGAAGTGTCCTACTACGCGGAATTGCGGGAGATCTTCGACTGGACGCAGAGCAACGTTCATCACACCATGGCTGTCTGCTGGGGCGGCATGGCGATGATGAACCACTTTCACGGCGTCCGGAAAGACATCTTGCCGGCCAAGGCGTTCGGCTGTTACCGCCACCGCAACCTCGCACCTGCCTCACCCTACCTGCGCGGGTTCTCCGATGACTTTGTCGTGCCGGTCAGTCGCTGGACGGAGATGCGGCACGAGGATATCGAGAAGGCCGAAGGCTTGACGATGCTGATGCGGTCGCCCGAAGTCGGAGCCTGTCTTGTCGAAGACGAGACGCACCGGGCTCTCTATATGCTGAACCATCTCGAGTATGACAGCGACACGATAAAAGCGGAGTATGACCGTGATGTCGCCAGCGGCGGAGAGATCATTCTGCCGGTCAATTACTTTCCCGATGACGATCCGGCCCGCGCACCGGAGAACCGATGGCGCAGCCATGGTCATCTGCTATATGGCAACTGGATCAACCAGATCTACCAGACGACACCTTTCGAACTGGAGCGGATCGGTGCATCACCGGCGTGA
- a CDS encoding alpha/beta fold hydrolase, with protein sequence MLTSCAGVSGTVTTGAPSPTGQFVSVGTNRLHYQLMGDSGPKVIAIHGASGNLRDWALGPAQALATDHQVLLFDRPGFGFSDRARQNGSNLFVQAELMHDAARQLGFEGATLIGHSFGGSVALAWALSRPESIGGLMLLAAPSQVWQGGLGLLTTLTGTPVVGPLLSRILPAIASDDLVAGTVTRIFRPQTPPPGYVEAVGADLALRPEQIRNNSQDLKGLKDQVRKMVPRYPGIEMPVELLHGDADTTVPLKVHSVPLSGQLPNAKLTVLEGIGHMPHHAATAEMRAALLRLEVRR encoded by the coding sequence ATGCTCACCTCCTGCGCCGGCGTCTCGGGTACTGTGACCACCGGCGCGCCATCTCCGACCGGCCAATTCGTCTCCGTCGGCACCAACCGTCTCCATTATCAGCTGATGGGCGACAGCGGTCCGAAGGTCATCGCGATTCACGGCGCCTCGGGCAACCTGAGGGACTGGGCACTCGGCCCGGCACAGGCACTAGCGACGGATCATCAGGTTCTACTCTTCGACCGGCCCGGTTTCGGCTTCTCCGACCGTGCCAGACAGAACGGGTCCAACCTGTTCGTGCAGGCCGAGCTGATGCATGACGCGGCGCGGCAGCTCGGGTTCGAAGGAGCTACTCTTATAGGCCATTCATTCGGCGGCTCAGTGGCGCTTGCGTGGGCGCTCAGCCGTCCGGAAAGTATCGGCGGGCTGATGCTGCTTGCCGCTCCGAGCCAGGTTTGGCAGGGCGGGCTCGGGCTGCTGACCACCTTGACGGGCACGCCTGTCGTCGGACCGCTTCTTTCACGCATCCTGCCCGCCATCGCCTCTGACGACCTGGTGGCAGGCACAGTTACCCGTATCTTCAGGCCGCAAACGCCGCCGCCAGGCTACGTCGAGGCTGTCGGTGCCGATCTGGCGCTGCGCCCGGAACAGATTCGAAACAATTCGCAAGATCTGAAAGGGCTGAAGGATCAGGTCCGCAAGATGGTGCCACGCTATCCCGGAATCGAGATGCCCGTGGAACTGCTGCACGGCGACGCAGACACGACCGTGCCGCTCAAGGTTCATTCTGTTCCGCTCTCCGGCCAGTTGCCCAATGCGAAGCTGACAGTGCTGGAAGGCATCGGCCACATGCCCCACCATGCTGCAACAGCAGAGATGCGTGCCGCACTTCTTCGGCTGGAGGTGCGGCGCTGA
- the ppk2 gene encoding polyphosphate kinase 2 yields MAKTRFPKPFDGAISRFFEDEAPKDVRKAIENASKNDILAEGYPYDERMDREEYEDTLAELQIALVAMQAHIMKTGERIAIVFEGRDAAGKGGSIKRFRENLNPRSARVVALPKPSDTEASQWYFQRYISHLPAAGQVVMFDRSWYNRGVVEHVFGFCDQEERELFFRQVTPFETMLVNEGIKVFKIWLNVGRAEQLRRFLDREKDPLKHWKLSGIDVKGLSKWDAYTEAISETLRKTDHAACPWMVIRADDKRRARIAVIRTVLSSLAIPEFDIPAPDPKIAGTPADMGLA; encoded by the coding sequence ATGGCCAAAACCCGCTTTCCCAAACCGTTCGATGGCGCAATCAGCCGATTTTTCGAAGATGAGGCGCCAAAAGACGTGCGCAAGGCCATCGAGAACGCGAGCAAGAATGACATTCTGGCCGAGGGCTATCCCTACGACGAACGCATGGACAGAGAGGAGTACGAGGATACTCTCGCCGAACTGCAGATCGCCCTTGTGGCCATGCAGGCGCACATAATGAAGACTGGCGAGCGCATCGCGATCGTCTTTGAGGGCCGGGATGCCGCCGGAAAAGGCGGCTCCATCAAGCGCTTTCGCGAGAACCTTAACCCCCGCAGCGCCCGCGTCGTCGCACTGCCGAAACCTTCGGATACGGAGGCAAGCCAATGGTATTTTCAGCGCTACATCAGCCATCTTCCCGCCGCTGGACAGGTCGTGATGTTCGATCGATCCTGGTACAATCGTGGTGTGGTGGAGCATGTGTTCGGGTTCTGCGACCAGGAAGAGCGTGAACTCTTCTTTCGGCAAGTGACGCCGTTCGAGACGATGCTTGTGAACGAAGGCATCAAGGTCTTCAAGATCTGGCTGAACGTCGGTCGGGCGGAGCAGCTTCGCCGGTTCCTGGATCGTGAAAAGGATCCGCTAAAGCATTGGAAACTATCCGGCATCGACGTCAAGGGCCTGTCCAAGTGGGACGCCTATACTGAGGCTATTTCCGAAACCCTTCGCAAGACCGATCACGCCGCCTGCCCCTGGATGGTGATCCGGGCCGATGACAAACGCCGTGCGCGTATCGCCGTCATCCGGACAGTGCTGAGTTCACTGGCCATTCCGGAGTTTGATATCCCCGCACCAGATCCAAAGATAGCGGGCACCCCGGCTGACATGGGGCTCGCGTGA
- a CDS encoding TetR/AcrR family transcriptional regulator: protein MADTPRKAYHHGNLRQALVEATLELVVEKGPLGFTLAEAARRAGVSAAAPYRHFKGREELIEEAALQGFEMFADLMEHAYKDGQPSALSAFSATGRAYLAFARKNPGHYITMFESGVSIAGNSALKAASDRAFGVLTRAADALSQHMPPDRRPPPSMVSHHIWALSHGVVELFARGDPGTKSPYSAEDLLESGTGIYLRGLGLIPPDTD, encoded by the coding sequence ATGGCCGACACTCCGCGCAAAGCCTATCATCACGGCAACCTCCGGCAGGCCCTTGTCGAGGCTACTTTGGAACTGGTCGTCGAGAAAGGTCCGCTGGGGTTCACGCTGGCCGAAGCGGCGCGCCGCGCGGGTGTCAGCGCCGCCGCGCCCTACCGGCATTTCAAGGGGCGTGAGGAACTGATCGAGGAAGCGGCGCTGCAAGGGTTCGAGATGTTCGCCGACCTTATGGAACACGCCTACAAGGACGGCCAGCCGTCGGCCCTTTCGGCCTTCAGCGCCACCGGCCGTGCTTACCTCGCCTTCGCCCGCAAGAACCCCGGCCACTACATCACGATGTTTGAGAGCGGCGTCTCGATTGCCGGGAACTCGGCGCTGAAAGCGGCTTCGGACAGGGCATTCGGCGTTCTTACCCGCGCCGCCGATGCACTGTCCCAACATATGCCGCCTGACCGAAGGCCGCCCCCATCGATGGTAAGCCATCATATCTGGGCTCTCAGTCACGGCGTAGTGGAGTTGTTCGCCCGTGGCGATCCCGGCACCAAAAGTCCTTATTCCGCCGAAGACCTGCTCGAATCCGGCACCGGAATTTATCTGCGCGGCCTCGGCCTCATTCCACCCGACACCGACTAG
- a CDS encoding M42 family metallopeptidase — protein MNIDLLKRLCETPGAPGHEHEVRALIESEIEGLFDEVVTDPMGSLLCKRNGQGETPEKIMLLCHMDEIAFLVAHVSDKGFVYLQPVGGFDPRNLFSRRVMAVTERGKFKGVMNPGGRPIHISKPEDRKKIPELSEFFVDFGLGDKTAEHISVGDSVVMDEPLIEMGDKIVSKALDNRIACWLGVESIRALVESGAGHNCEIHVAFTVQEEVGLRGARTAAYAIQPDIGLGIDTTLACDTPGVPDQESTTVQGKGFGLHVKDSSFIADRALVAEVAALADEKGIPFQRTMLMAGGQDGAAAQQAAAGARAVGIVVGTRYIHTVTEMIDRNDLQAAKEILTAYLASH, from the coding sequence ATGAACATCGATCTGCTCAAACGCCTCTGTGAAACACCAGGCGCACCCGGCCACGAGCATGAGGTCCGCGCATTGATCGAAAGTGAAATCGAGGGCCTGTTCGACGAAGTGGTCACCGACCCGATGGGCTCCCTCCTGTGCAAGCGCAACGGGCAAGGTGAGACACCCGAGAAGATCATGCTCCTGTGCCACATGGATGAAATCGCCTTTCTGGTTGCCCATGTCAGCGACAAGGGCTTCGTTTATCTTCAGCCAGTCGGAGGTTTCGATCCGCGCAACCTGTTCTCGCGGCGTGTGATGGCGGTGACGGAACGTGGCAAGTTCAAGGGCGTGATGAACCCGGGCGGCCGCCCCATCCACATTTCCAAACCCGAAGACCGAAAGAAAATCCCCGAACTGTCCGAATTCTTTGTAGATTTCGGTCTGGGAGACAAAACCGCCGAGCACATCTCGGTTGGCGACAGCGTGGTGATGGATGAACCGCTGATCGAAATGGGCGACAAGATAGTCTCCAAGGCGCTGGACAACCGCATTGCCTGCTGGCTGGGCGTCGAGTCGATCCGCGCATTGGTAGAGAGCGGAGCCGGGCACAACTGCGAAATTCACGTGGCCTTCACGGTGCAGGAAGAGGTCGGCCTGCGCGGCGCCCGTACCGCTGCCTATGCGATTCAGCCGGACATCGGCCTCGGGATAGACACAACTCTGGCCTGCGACACGCCCGGCGTTCCCGATCAGGAAAGCACCACCGTTCAGGGCAAGGGCTTCGGTCTCCATGTCAAGGACTCGAGCTTCATCGCCGACCGCGCCCTCGTGGCAGAAGTCGCCGCGCTCGCCGACGAAAAGGGCATTCCCTTCCAGCGGACCATGCTTATGGCCGGCGGACAGGACGGTGCGGCCGCTCAGCAGGCCGCCGCCGGTGCCCGCGCTGTCGGCATTGTCGTCGGCACCCGCTACATCCACACCGTGACAGAGATGATCGACCGCAACGACCTACAGGCTGCCAAGGAGATACTGACGGCGTATCTCGCTTCCCATTAG